CGGAGCGGAAATCTATGCCCGTATTCAATCCTTTATCTCCACTGTCCGAAAACTCCAATTCAATCCTTTCAATGAACTCTATACCGTGCTATCTGGCGGTATCCCAGAGTATCGGGGCCCCGCAGGCTAACCAGTTACGAATTTAGATAAAACCAAGGGTCAACGCTGCTTCACGCAAATCGCCTGGATACGAAGTTCGGCTCTGGAAGGTTAGGGGTTTCCCAGTAGTCGAGGGGGGAAGTTCAAACTTGGGAACATCGGGGAGTAGTGTATCCATCACGACCTCTTCTTCCAAGATGGCCATGCGGGTTCCGGATGGAATACCCAAGCACAAAAACCGCTTTCCGTCTGGCTTGTCCGAAACCCCGAAATACACCACACTCGGATTAGCGACGGAGAAATCTAAGGCATTAAAATTTAACTCACACTGACCTTCCGGATTTCTGAAAATCTCGAGATGTGCCATGTCTCGAGAACGGAAAAAAATGGACAAAGCAAAAAACAACACCCCAGAAGTAATGAACATCAAGAGCGATACAAAAACATGGGGTGCAATTGCCGTAACAGCAATGAGCACAACAAGCAAAACACCTCCAATCCGGAGAAGGCGCATGAAATAGGCTTTTCGATTTAAATAAAAGCCAGAGGTAGCGTGATATTGCATGGTTATGTGGAATTCGGATACAATAGATCACAAAAATAGGGCGATCCAGCAGTGAATCCAAACCCAAAACCATGTGGATTAGCCGAAAACGTTTCTGTCTCGCTTATTGAAGGCCAGCCAGCATCGCAAGGGTTTTTTCTTCGATGTGTGTAGGCTGATATACATCGTAAGTCTGGCGCATTTGGTACATCTGGGACGTGACCAAAGAAACAATCCCGATAGACATTCCTGCAAAAACTACCCCAAGAGAAGCGAAGATCTTTACCACAATTCCGGGCAAGATAATCATGCACAAAAATACGCCACCAATCACCATCAGCGCCAGATAGCGAAGATGGGTTTTGAGGTTGGGGGCCGAAGTGGGGTATGGTTTTCGGGTTACCACTACGTTGGGTTTTGGTTTATGGGCCGCTGGATCTATCAAAAACGTGCGATAAGGAAAGTCGCTGGTTTTTTCTGGTTCGGGTGTTTGTACTGGGGTCTGCATGGATTTACATCAATGGTTGGTGATGGGATGATGCCTTCAAGAAAGATACTTTTACCCTGCACAAAGTTTATAAGCCCGTGTAAAAGATTGATATTCTTCATGTTTACGTTAATTTTGATTTGGCGATTATGTGTTAACCAGCGTCCATTAGTTCCCGGACAACCCGCTCTGCGGACTCTAATGCCCCCTCCATTCCGGGGCTTTCAATGGCGGTGTGCTCTCCGGCAAAGTACAATGCTCCAGTAGGTTGGGCCATCTGGCGGGCGAAGCGGGTGATTTGCCCTGGCGCAAAATGGGAATAAGCGCCCAGTGCAAACGGATTACGGGCCCACCTTTGGGTATGGACCACTGTAAGTGCATCGCGTGTGGCGGGCCGGATCGCGCCTATGGTATTTATGATTTGTTTTGCTTGTTTTTCCGGTGGAAGTTTATCAAAGGCCAGTGCATTTTTGCCGTCCATCCAAACCACCAACATGCTAATCTGTCCTTTTTCGTTGGTAATGGGCAAAACCCGTTCGATCGCCGTGTCTGTCCACATGGCGACTGGAAAGTCATCATCGGCCCAGAATGGTTGCTCTACCTGAAGATAGACTTGGGTAATAGCGGTATAGGGTAAATGTTGGATGGCTTCTGCTTGCAAAACAGGTGGAAAAGGTTTGATGTCTAAGCCTCGCATAACCGAGAAGGGCAACGTCGAGATGACATAATCGGCCTTGACTACCAAGCCGTCTGTACAAGTGACCGATACCTTGCCCTCTGACTGTTGAATTTTCTGAACAATTTTATTCAACATAACCGAATGGTTCAATGACGCTGCAAGGGCATTGGTTAAACGGCTATTTCCCCCCTCGATCCGGTAAAATCGGTCGCCCGAATGGCGTTTCCGGCGTTCATCATCTCTCATGGCCCACAAGAGCGAAGTTTTGTGAAGGTCATTCGTATTAGGGGCCACACGCATCAATCGGAGGGCTTCTTTGGAGGCCTTTTGTTTGCGTAAAAATGCCTCTATCGAGATGTCTAAGTTGGGGTGTGGGTTGTCGAACCAGTCTCGCGGATGTTGTAGTGGGTTATGTGATCGGATGAACTTGCCCAATAAAGCGGGTGGCGGGGTTTGACGTTCTCCATCGGAAAGTTGATTGGGCTTGGCCATAGACCAGTCTCGTAAAGCAACCCGTTGTCCGTTCACAAAAAACAACGTTCCGGGAGGTCCTGCAACGACAGGTAATTCCAATAGCGTAAGTTTAAACCGTTCAACAAGGCTCCGGAACCGGGTATAATGATCACCAATGGTCCATCCGCCACCTTCTGGTTTTCCGTTTAGCTGATTCAGTGTAAACACCTTGCCACCGATCCGGTCTTTGCCTTCTAAAACCGTGACCGTGTATCCTGCCTCTTGCAGCAATAATGCCGCATACAGACCAGAAAGCCCGGCGCCCAGAATGACGACTTCTTTTCTTTGAGGGGTGAAGGCGGTTTGCCAGCCTGCAAAAGGTAAAATACAAACGGAAGTTGCGCCTTGTACAAGAAATTGACGACGGTTCATGACCTTTAGGGAATGTTAGAAGGAACAAAGGTGGTAAATGAAAGCTAAGAAATATTCAATGCAAAGCCTTTGGTAGTTTGTATAGGCAAAACCCGTACAGGGGTGGATTTGTATAAAGAAAAAATATACGATTTCTGGTGTGGGTTTTGGGGTAACGATCACCGCTTTATAAACGTCATACCTGTAACAAGCCTCGAAAACAAATGCGGAAAATAGTTTTGATCTGGCTCTTATTGGGGATTACGGGACCTTTGGTTGCCCAAAAACAACTGGTTATCACGCTGGATGATTTGCCTTTTACCCGAACCTATGATCCGGATATAATGCGTGGCATGACCGATCGCTTGGTGCAGTGCTTGGCCGAAAATCAAGTGCCTGCCATTGGATTTGTGAATGAGAACAAATTGTACGAAAAAAGTATTTTGTTGCCGGAAAGGGTCTCCCTCCTCCAGAAATGGCTTTCGGCTGGCTTGGAACTGGGCAACCATACGTTCTCGCATGGGGATTATAACAATATGACTACCGCTGCTTTTATCGCCGATATCCAAAAAGGAGAAACCATCTCTCGGCCACTTTCGGAAGCGTCTAACCGCCCCTATCGTTTTTTTCGTCACCCATATCTGCATCGTGGCAATACACCAGAAAAGGTGGTTGCGTTGGCTGCTTATCTGAAAA
This portion of the Bacteroidetes Order II. bacterium genome encodes:
- a CDS encoding FAD-dependent oxidoreductase, which codes for MNRRQFLVQGATSVCILPFAGWQTAFTPQRKEVVILGAGLSGLYAALLLQEAGYTVTVLEGKDRIGGKVFTLNQLNGKPEGGGWTIGDHYTRFRSLVERFKLTLLELPVVAGPPGTLFFVNGQRVALRDWSMAKPNQLSDGERQTPPPALLGKFIRSHNPLQHPRDWFDNPHPNLDISIEAFLRKQKASKEALRLMRVAPNTNDLHKTSLLWAMRDDERRKRHSGDRFYRIEGGNSRLTNALAASLNHSVMLNKIVQKIQQSEGKVSVTCTDGLVVKADYVISTLPFSVMRGLDIKPFPPVLQAEAIQHLPYTAITQVYLQVEQPFWADDDFPVAMWTDTAIERVLPITNEKGQISMLVVWMDGKNALAFDKLPPEKQAKQIINTIGAIRPATRDALTVVHTQRWARNPFALGAYSHFAPGQITRFARQMAQPTGALYFAGEHTAIESPGMEGALESAERVVRELMDAG
- a CDS encoding polysaccharide deacetylase family protein encodes the protein MRKIVLIWLLLGITGPLVAQKQLVITLDDLPFTRTYDPDIMRGMTDRLVQCLAENQVPAIGFVNENKLYEKSILLPERVSLLQKWLSAGLELGNHTFSHGDYNNMTTAAFIADIQKGETISRPLSEASNRPYRFFRHPYLHRGNTPEKVVALAAYLKNNGYTEAPVTIDNGEWIFAHAYHLRMQEKDYVAMQTIATDYIRYMEAKTLYFEEMGHKMFGRAIPQILLLHANALNADHMDSLLQMFTRLSYTFVRLEVALKDTVYLSEDTFSGRQGISWLHRWAKTANQPAAYFAGEPMVPRHILDWAGISEE